gctcgcggcggcgtaccgGGACAAGGCCAGGGAGTTGCACCCGGATGCgccgaacggcgacgcgatggcgttcTACGAGCTGTCCAAGGCGTACGCCGTGTTGAGGGACGACGAAAAGCGCGCCAAGTACGACGAGTTCGGCGAACGTTGGGTGCTCGAGACGTCGTCAAAGTGAGCGCGCAGCCGCGAGTGTTCGTTATTCGTTGAAAAAGTTTGGGTTACCTAGTTGTCATCCGCCACGTCCACCAGGAGTTCCCTGGATAAcacctccgccttggcgtgGATCTTGAGCGACTCGGTCGTGAGCTGCTCCATCTTCACGCTCGCCACCTTCATCTCCGTCGCGAAGGCGTTCGTGAGCATCTGCTTCCTTTTCGCCGGGTCTTTGAGCACCCCAGACATAAACTCCCCGTCAAACGCGAAGGAATACGTCATCAAGagctcctcccccgccctcACCTCCTTGCTCGTCGCGATGGCCACCACCCCGGACGGGAACGGCACCGCGTGACAGTTGGTTTCGTTCGTCGTCTTCACGAGGTACCGCCGCGCGTGTTCgatgtcgtcggcgtcggagggaggcgcgcacgcgtcgttgACGAGGTGGCCGAGGAACCCGGGCAGGATGGGCAGCGTCGGGTCCGCTTCGAGGCGAAGGACGGCGTTCGCCCACGTGGTACTGCCGTTGAACATGGCGTAGTCGGGTTTGGGTTCGGCGTACGTCTCGGATCGCCagacggacgccggcgcgcggtcgtcgtcccgcgccgcccgcagCGACACCTCGTTCGTGGCTGGGTAGAGCGTGACGATCTCGTGAGGTTTCAGGTCCCTCGTGGCGAacacgccgaggccgtcgcaCACCGTGCTGGGtccctcgcggacggcgtcgacgtcgacgtgaaGGTACGGAAGGAAATCCGGGATCTCGCGAAGC
This genomic interval from Micromonas commoda chromosome 13, complete sequence contains the following:
- a CDS encoding predicted protein, which encodes MATFVSSRCAPRRAGPLCAMEKPPPPVKTSSPPTTRPKPPKPGPNQLMPKGRNVAERMFSAGGISQMRLYDGDQARLVAAVARHLQALREIPDFLPYLHVDVDAVREGPSTVCDGLGVFATRDLKPHEIVTLYPATNEVSLRAARDDDRAPASVWRSETYAEPKPDYAMFNGSTTWANAVLRLEADPTLPILPGFLGHLVNDACAPPSDADDIEHARRYLVKTTNETNCHAVPFPSGVVAIATSKEVRAGEELLMTYSFAFDGEFMSGVLKDPAKRKQMLTNAFATEMKVASGTPGGRGG